A portion of the Bombina bombina isolate aBomBom1 chromosome 11, aBomBom1.pri, whole genome shotgun sequence genome contains these proteins:
- the LOC128642376 gene encoding dexamethasone-induced Ras-related protein 1 has translation MLLSNGESSTVRGKVSEIIKKMSPSESELNIPPKNCYRMVILGSSKVGKTSIVSRFLSGHFEEQYTPTIEDFHRKFYGIRGEVYQLDILDTSGNHPFPAMRRLSILTGDVFILVFSLDNRDSFEEVQRLKQQIMETKSCLKNKTKENVDVPLVICGNKGDLDFYREVQAHEIEQLVGGDSTCAYFEVSAKKNHKLDEMFQGLFTMAKLPSEMSPDLHRKVSVQYCEILHKKSFKGKKIKEDGDAYGIVATFARRPSIHSDLMYIREKAIGGGQSKDKERCVIS, from the exons ATGCTGCTCAGTAACGGGGAATCGAGCACAGTCAGAGGAAAGGTAtcagaaattatcaaaaaaatgtcTCCCAGCGAGTCCGAGCTTAATATCCCACCCAAGAACTGCTACCGAATGGTCATTTTGGGCTCCTCCAAGGTGGGCAAGACCTCCATAGTCTCACGCTTCCTTAGTGGGCACTTTGAGGAACAGTACACTCCGACCATTGAGGATTTCCACCGTAAGTTCTACGGTATCCGTGGGGAGGTCTACCAGCTGGACATCCTAGACACCTCGGGCAACCACCCATTCCCAGCCATGAGGAGACTATCAATTCTAACAG GCGATGTCTTCATCCTGGTTTTCAGTCTGGATAACAGAGACTCCTTTGAGGAGGTGCAGCGCCTGAAACAGCAGATCATGGAGACCAAGTCCTGTTTGAAGAACAAGACTAAGGAGAATGTGGATGTGCCTCTGGTGATCTGTGGCAACAAGGGTGACCTGGACTTCTATAGAGAGGTGCAAGCTCATGAGATAGAGCAACTTGTTGGTGGGGACAGTACTTGTGCTTACTTTGAGGTGTCTGCTAAAAAGAACCATAAGCTGGATGAGATGTTCCAGGGACTTTTTACCATGGCTAAGCTGCCCAGTGAGATGAGCCCAGATCTGCACCGCAAGGTGTCTGTCCAGTACTGTGAGATCCTACACAAGAAGTCTTTCAAAGGCAAGAAAATAAAGGAAGATGGTGATGCTTATGGCATTGTGGCTACCTTTGCCCGTAGACCCAGTATCCACAGTGACTTAATGTACATCAGGGAGAAGGCTATAGGGGGTGGGCAGAGTAAGGATAAGGAGAGATGTGTCATAAGCTAG